The Panicum hallii strain FIL2 chromosome 9, PHallii_v3.1, whole genome shotgun sequence genome has a window encoding:
- the LOC112876391 gene encoding uncharacterized protein LOC112876391 → MACSPLPLTSLLLALLLLSAPSPSASASLSFLTDSSNTSVSTFADPELEDPAPEPTFLEEVIDAVSEKYDWDLDAEVRVWPLDADAVRVGAVQRYEFRARAGGMAALARFSDEAVKWRRPTSPAVEEVDGPDGIDVVPGDGAFGFSSGVRDVELVGPVELKLAGNEDGGLVELQLPSGNLTYTRLKRILVADGVGIKVIGAEKVSFSHPHSIGLLANGSLLTSNNDLSQKWPWSYSTCAPLLQVGVVGSVVIVVHQNSVSGGHVKTTLRSDDTMELLLDKCQVNLSNRLISACLFCSISPRLIKLERILKTWFSKRNHMNSSMRFVEAKVTWIPLVKFRLELERDITEEDPIWEDVPEWKTKPIVQRVTLDIIARVEDDDRLKAISVKKVRQPFPIVDTTTWGSLTSNVSFTEFMSFVLPPEPLSLDVKW, encoded by the exons ATGGCCTGCTCGCCCCTCCCTCTCACCTCCCTCCTCCtcgcgctgctgctcctctCCGCCCCATCCCCGTCTGCCTCCGCCTCGCTCTCCTTCCTCACCGATTCCTCCAACACCTCCGTCTCCACCTTCGCCGACCCGGAGCTGGAGGACCCTGCCCCGGAGCCCACCTTCCTCGAGGAGGTCATCGACGCCGTCTCGGAGAAGTACGACTGGGACCTCGACGCCGAGGTCAGGGTCTGGCCGCTTGACGCCGACGCCGTCCGCGTCGGCGCAGTGCAGCGGTACGAGTtccgggcgcgggcgggcgggatgGCGGCGCTGGCGCGGTTCTCCGACGAGGCCGTGAAGTGGAGGCGCCCCACCTCGCCCGCGGTCGAGGAGGTGGACGGGCCGGACGGGATCGACGTCGTCCCCGGCGATGGCGCGTTTGGGTTCAGCTCCGGCGTGAGGGACGTGGAGCTGGTCGGGCCGGTGGAGCTGAAGCTCGCTGGCAATGAGGATGGCGGCCTCGTCGAGCTCCAGTTGCCATCG GGGAATCTCACATATACAAGGCTGAAGAGGATACTTGTCGCTGATGGCGTTGGAATTAAGGTCATTGGTGCAGAGAAAGTTTCATTTTCCCACCCACACAGTATAGGTCTTTTAGCAAATGGAAGCTTGTTGACTAGTAACAATGACCTAAGCCAGAAATGGCCTTGGAGCTACTCAACCTGTGCCCCGCTACTTCAAGTTGGTGTTGTAGGATCAGTCGTTATTGTTGTGCATCAGAACAGTGTGTCTGGAGGCCATGTGAAGACTACGTTGAGGTCAGATGACACCATGGAGTTATTGCTGGACAAGTGTCAAGTCAACCTGTCAAATCGATTGATCTCGGCATGTTTGTTCTGCTCAATTAGCCCAAGACTGATAAAGCTTGAAAGGATCTTGAAGACTTGGTTTAGCAAAAGAAACCACATGAATAGCTCAATGCGCTTCGTTGAAGCTAAAGTGACATGGATACCTTTGGTGAAATTCCGTTTGGAGCTTGAAAGGGACATCACTGAAGAGGATCCCATCTGGGAAGATGTTCCAGAGTGGAAAACGAAACCAATAGTCCAGCGAGTCACTCTTGACATTATAGCTAGGGTGGAAGATGACGATAGGCTGAAGGCTATTTCAGTGAAGAAGGTTAGACAACCGTTCCCTATAGTGGACACTACTACTTGGGGCAGCCTGACTTCAAATGTTTCGTTCACAGAGTTTATGTCATTTGTATTACCACCAGAACCGCTGTCGCTGGATGTAAAATGGTGA
- the LOC112876392 gene encoding serine/threonine-protein kinase Aurora-3 — MAARQEWSMSDFEIGKYIGEGKFGKVYLAREKQSGYVVALKVTYKAKLEKYRFHAHLRREIEIQHGLDHPNVLRLFAWFQDEERVVLVLEYAARGELYKVLRAAGHFTERTAATYVASLAGALAYCHKKQVIHRDIKPENLLLDIEGRLKIADFGWAARSNAKRHTLCGTIDYLAPEMIEKKAHDYAVDNWTLGILCYEFLYGSPPFEADEQDDTLRRIVRVDLTFPSSPCVSSEAKDLISKLLVKDSSKRLSLEDIMKHPWIKKNAEPSGSCIKQKDLGRVKPVLI; from the exons ATGGCGGCGCGTCAGGAGTGGAGCATGTCTGACTTCGAGATCGGCAAGTACATCGGCGAGGGCAAGTTCGGCAAGGTCTACCTCGCCCGCGAGAAGCAG AGCGGGTACGTGGTGGCGCTCAAGGTGACGTACAAGGCGAAGCTGGAGAAGTACCGCTTCCACGCGCACctacgccgggagattgagatCCAGCATGGACTCGACCACCCCAACGTACTCCGCCTCTTCGCCTGGTTCCAGGACGAAGAGCGCGTCGTCCTCGTCCTCGAATACGCAGCCCGTGGTGAGCTATACAAGGTCCTTCGCGCTGCTGGCCACTTCACGGAGCGCACCGCCGCCACC TACGTCGCAAGCCTTGCTGGTGCACTGGCATACTGTCACAAGAAGCAGGTCATTCATAGGGACATCAAACCAGAGAATTTGCTACTTGATATTGAG GGCCGGCTTAAAATTGCAGATTTTGGATGGGCAGCTCGGTCAAATGCTAAACGACACACACTCTGTGGCACAATTGATTATCTGGCACCAGAGATGATAGAGAAAAAAGCTCATGACTATGCCGTTGACAACTGGACTTTAGGAATCCTGTGCTATGAGTTCTTATATGGTTCACCTCCTTTTGAAGCTGATGAACAGGATGACACCTTGAGAAG GATAGTTAGAGTGGATTTGACATTCCCTTCAAGTCCTTGTGTATCTTCAGAAGCAAAGGATCTCATTTCCAAG CTTCTAGTGAAGGATTCAAGCAAGAGGCTTTCTCTTGAAGACATAATGAAACATCCATGGATAAAAAAGAATGCGGAACCTTCAGGGAGTTGCATTAAGCAAAAAGATTTAGGAAGAGTTAAG CCTGTGCTCATCTGA
- the LOC112876850 gene encoding dof zinc finger protein 4-like, with translation MIQELLGGAAMDQQLKSMNDGNPASLPLLLHPIVSNPSPTSSSSTSSRSSAQQQRSTSATSSPQGQGQGQQQGQGAEQAPLRCPRCNSSNTKFCYYNNYNLTQPRHFCKTCRRYWTKGGALRNVPIGGGCRKPRPMPTPAKPAVSCKSMGGAPSLGLGVGLGMGAGPAPWASSQQAAAAQLMALLNSARGVQGGHGGSNMHRLLGLDTMPHLPLHVLPGGGNAGGAPASLWPPAAPRPIPTPPLMDSQIGMGALGQHDVLSSLGLKLPPPSSSPAASYYSDQLHAVVSSAAGRPHEYDGPGATSLPCTTAATSLPPAASGVSAALSSATVGLDLPPVSLPAPEMQYWAGPAAMSVAWPDLPTPNGAFP, from the coding sequence ATGATCCAAGAACTGCTCGGAGGGGCAGCCATGGACCAGCAGCTGAAGAGCATGAACGATGGGAACCCGGCATCTCTTCCCCTGTTGCTGCACCCTATCGTCTCCAACCCGTCGCCCACGTCGTCCtcgtcgacgtcgtcacgctcGTCAGCGCAGCAGCAGCGGTCGACTTCGGCGACGTCTTCGCCGCAGGGGCAAGGGCAGGGGCAGCAGCAGGGGCAAGGGGCGGAGCAGGCGCCGCTGCGGTGCCCCCGGTGCAACTCGTCCAACACCAAGTTTTGCTACTACAACAACTACAACCTCACCCAGCCGCGCCACTTCTGCAAGACGTGCCGCCGGTACTGGACCAAGGGCGGCGCGCTCCGCAACGTCCCCATCGGCGGCGGCTGCCGCAAGCCGCGCCCCATGCCGACGCCAGCGAAGCCGGCGGTCTCCTGCAAGTCCATGGGTGGAGCGCCGTCGCTGGGCCTCGGCGTCGGCTTGggcatgggcgccggccccgcgccctGGGCGTCGTCGCAGCAGGCGGCCGCCGCGCAGCTCATGGCGCTGCTCAACAGCGCCAGGGGCGTGCAGGGCGGCCACGGCGGCAGCAACATGCACAGGCTCCTCGGTCTCGACACCATGCCCCACCTGCCCCTCCATGTCTTGCCTGGCGGTGGCAATGCCGGTGGCGCGCCGGCGTCGCTgtggccgccggccgcgccgcgtccCATCCCAACACCGCCGCTCATGGACTCCCAGATCGGCATGGGGGCGCTGGGGCAGCACGACGTGCTGTCAAGCCTCGGGCTAAAGCTGCccccgccgtcgtcgtcgcccgCGGCGAGCTACTACAGCGACCAGCTCCACGCGGTGGTGAGCAGCGCCGCTGGACGCCCACACGAGTACGACGGGCCCGGCGCCACGTCCCTCCCCTGCACCACCGCGGCGACCTCCCTCCCACCGGCCGCGTCGGGCGTCTCGGCTGCGCTGAGCAGCGCCACGGTCGGGCTAGACCTCCCGCCGGTCTCCCTACCCGCGCCCGAGATGCAGTACTGGGCCGGCCCGGCGGCGATGTCCGTGGCGTGGCCGGACTTGCCCACCCCCAACGGCGCGTTCCCATGA